In Pseudorca crassidens isolate mPseCra1 chromosome 16, mPseCra1.hap1, whole genome shotgun sequence, one DNA window encodes the following:
- the MAP10 gene encoding LOW QUALITY PROTEIN: microtubule-associated protein 10 (The sequence of the model RefSeq protein was modified relative to this genomic sequence to represent the inferred CDS: inserted 2 bases in 1 codon; substituted 1 base at 1 genomic stop codon): MAASLSERLFLLDLIVDWVRLEAGLPPPPVVAAAAAAAQEEESPPRDLCPAVAFRLLDFPTLLVYPPGGPAAPAPELRPGLVNFGRGKSCLFRLQPASLHRLLLRSPLYTLLLQLPPGRPTPAPQLLGACSISLAAAAHRVLGPAASGCSQGHRGSFPLQNQEGERIGHIALGYRLTDLGSSLLGHLERPVASTGGGVEGVEVSPPTLQESQQLRQPDSEPSTRDADKPLVDVKVSTAGKDLKEGVCHSRANSDYTASVENGKTNSVICSKGSSERNVSPPHREVTELDIETNIICPPPMYYTHVTQEKTPPKQGEITVEPQMNAPEESDGTFLEEKLVNPPTQTNPPQHTNFATHERPPVLTHPAHIQDVGASNQTTYHPQTEQNRINTVRQLPLLSALLVELSLLYNQPMASPTHIHPHLAWLYRTEDKKSPEPSANSTCKSESKDTLSRGEKEKSVSLQYKKNQTENLKKGKYFEKKGGVPPKRVPRGKLLYGLTNTLKLRLKQTNPDMLVVHEKREEYRKSQAQMLGAKLRIPSSKVKILSFAEQHQKPHQLPKDEFLDSDASFAENSNTXQISVVFDDPSTTKETKLKCATEKTLDDLPEEVVSPANSIVSERFIHTNILGGRVEVKVQSPGDFQRVTVVDRIVVEKEIDDKRVKITSNDILTADMNENNPSTSSCSESISELKYSDDFTSPCCSEDTSRSLQARDSSPGTENPKHSQQTSKSSETRLSIRKNSSEXSSILSPPFSAGSPVLSCKRFHISKAQDKSLEEASNISASDFSSSRWTEGKENQRDPNSLHNSKVLKRNQDIPTKLKTRTGCKSSEKSQSPRTSQVSSHLPSNLSELELNVLDSSTLDHFEEVSDDLGSLNISKQCRVICKLVINKLPGYTV, encoded by the exons ATGGCGGCTTCGCTGTCCGAGCGGCTCTTCTTGCTGGACCTGATCGTAGACTGGGTGCGTCTTGAAGCCGggctgccgccgccgcccgtggtcgcggcggcggcggcggcggcgcaggAGGAGGAGTCGCCGCCGCGCGACCTGTGCCCCGCCGTGGCCTTCCGCCTGCTGGACTTCCCCACGCTGCTGGTTTACCCTCCCGGCGGCCCCGCTGCCCCCGCCCCGGAACTTCGGCCCGGCCTGGTCAACTTCGGTCGCGGCAAGTCCTGTCTCTTCCGCCTGCAGCCCGCCAGCCTGCACCGCCTGTTACTTCGGAGCCCGCTTTACACCTTGCTGCTGCAGCTGCCCCCCGGGCGCCCGACTCCTGCCCCGCAGCTCCTGGGGGCCTGCAGCATCTCTTTGGCCGCCGCGGCCCACAGGGTCCTGGGGCCTGCCGCCTCCGGCTGCTCCCAGGGTCATCGGGGAAGTTTCCCTCTGCAAAACCAAGAGGGGGAGCGGATTGGGCACATTGCCCTGGGCTACCGCCTGACTGACCTGGGAAGCAGCTTGCTGGGCCATCTGGAGAGGCCAGTGGCTTCCACAGGAGGTGGAGTGGAGGGTGTGGAAGTCAGTCCCCCAACCTTGCAGGAAAGCCAGCAGCTGCGGCAGCCAGACTCAGAGCCAAGCACAAGAGATGCAGATAAGCCTCTGGTGGATGTAAAAGTCTCAACAGCAGGGAAGGATTTGAAGGAGGGAGTCTGCCACAGCAGGGCCAACTCTGATTACACGGCTTCCGTGGAGAATGGCAAAACCAACTCCGTTATTTGTTCAAAGGGTAGCAGTGAGAGGAATGTTAGCCCCCCACATCGGGAAGTCACAGAGTTAGACATTGAAACCAACATAATTTGCCCTCCTCCTATGTATTACACTCATGTGACCCAAGAAAAGACACCTCCTAAACAGGGTGAAATCACTGTTGAGCCTCAAATGAATGCACCTGAGGAATCGGATGGTACTTTTCTGGAAGAAAAACTTGTAAATCCCCCAACACAAACGAATCCTCCACAACATACAAATTTTGCAACACATGAGAGGCCTCCAGTGCTTACACACCCTGCACATATTCAGGATGTAGGAGCAAGTAACCAAACTACCTACCATCCTCAAACTGAACAAAATAGGATCAATACCGTAAGGCAGCTGCCTTTGTTAAGTGCTTTGTTGGTTGAGTTGTCCTTGTTATACAACCAACCCATGGCAAGCCCTACTCATATACATCCTCATTTAGCCTGGTTATATAGAACTGAGGACAAGAAGTCACCAGAACCTTCTGCCAATTCCACATGTAAATCTGAATCTAAGGATACACTTTCTCggggggaaaaggaaaaatcagtgaGTCTTCAGtataaaaagaaccaaactgAAAATCTTAAGAAaggtaaatattttgaaaagaaaggtGGTGTCCCCCCCAAAAGAGTTCCGAGGGGGAAGCTACTTTATGGCTTAACAAACACACTTAAGCTACGTTTAAAGCAAACAAATCCTGATATGTTGGTAGTACACGAAAAGAGAGAAGAGTACAGAAAATCGCAAGCACAAATGTTAGGTGCAAAACTCAGAATTCCATCATCCAAAGTTAAGATACTAAGTTTTGCAGAACAACATCAGAAGCCACATCAACTGCCTAAAGATGAGTTTTTAGACTCAGATGCATCTTTTGCTGAAAATAGCAATAC TCAAATTAGTGTGGTTTTTGATGACCCCAGCACAACTAAAGAAACTAAACTGAAATGTGCAACTGAAAAGACACTTGATGATTTACCGGAAGAAGTGGTGAGTCCTGCAAATTCCATTGTCTCAGAAAGGTTTATTCATACAAATATTTTGGGTGGAAGAGTGGAAGTGAAAGTCCAAAGTCCAGGTGATTTCCAACGGGTCACAGTAGTTGACAGAATTGTAGTAGAGAAAGAAATAGACGATAAACGGGTCAAAATCACTTCTAACGACATTCTTACTGCTGATATGAATGAAAATAATCCAAGTACAAGTAGTTGCTCTGAAAGCATCTCAGAACTAAAGTATTCAGATGACTTCACCAGTCCTTGCTGTTCTGAAGACACCAGCAGAAGTTTACAAGCTCGTGATAGCAGTCCGGGGACAGAAAATCCAAAACATAGTCAACAGACAAGTAAGTCCAGTGAAACAAGGTTGTCCATAAGGAAAAATAGCAGTGAATAGAGTTCTATTCTTAGCCCACCTTTTTCAGCTGGATCCCCAGTACTCTCATGTAAAAGATTTCATATTTCAAAGGCTCAAGATAAAAGTTTGGAGGAAGCGTCTAATATCTCTGCCAGTGATTTCTCTTCATCACGCTGGACTGAgggaaaagaaaaccagagagaCCCAAATAGTCTGCATAATTCTAAAGTTCTAAAGAGGAATCAAGACATCCCTACTAAACTTAAAACAAGAACAGGTTGCAAGTCCTCAGAAAAAAGCCAGT